The genomic DNA TCCGTTGTCCGCCATTACCGGATCTACCAGGATCAGGTTGTTTTTTGATCTGAATAGTTCGAAAAACTCTTTGACGAGGTCCAGTTGTTCGAATGAACCTAAGAAACCGCTGTAGGTCGCATCGAATTGTATATCGAGCGACTTCCAGTGCTGCATAAAAGCCCGCATGTCGCTTGTCAGGTCGCGGTAAGTGTATCCGCTGATTCCTCCTGTATGAGTCGATAATATGGCGGTCGGCATGGCACATGCTTCTATTCCGGCGGCGGAAAGGATAGGCAAAGCAACAGTTAGAGAGCATTTTCCGAATCCGGACAAGTCATGTATGGCAGCCACACGTTTTTGATAATCTTTATTTTCCATTTATATGTTATGACTTTATTTTTCTATAACAACAAAAAATATTTCCGATTTGTTATTTGAGAAATAGATAGGCTATGAGAAATATTGCTATTATTGCACTGTTATTGGCATGTGTCAGTGTGGCTGGCAACGCTGGGAACAGGAAAGAGTTTGATTTAATGAAACAAGAAAATATGAAGATGAAAGACAAGGCTGAAATATATCTGGCAGGCGGTTGCTTCTGGGGTACGGAACATTTCTTGAAACAGATCAGAGGTGTGGAACAAACGGAAGTCGGTTATGCCAACAGCCAAGTTCCCAATCCAACCTATAAAGAGGTGTGCACCGGGAATACCGGAGCGGTAGAAACAGTTAAGGTTGTTTATGATCCGCGAACGGTCGACTTGGATCTACTGTTAGATTTGTACTTTCAGACGATAGATCCGACTAGTGTCAACCGTCAGGGTGGGGACAGTGGTTTACAATATCGTACGGGCATTTATTATATCGATAAAGACGATGCTCCGGTGATCGAAGCTGCCATTAAGGATTTGGCAAAAGACTATGCGAAGCCGATCGCCATCGAGGTGATGCCACTCGTTAATTTTTATGCTGCGGAGGAATACCATCAGGATTATTTGGATAAGAATGTGGGCGGTTATTGCCATATTAATCCGAAATTGTTTGAATTGGCACGGAAAGCTAATGCCCGTCCTGTTTATGCAAAGCCGGATGATGTGACTCTTAAGAATAAACTTTCGGACATACAGTATGCCGTAACGCAAAAAAATGCCACGGAGCCTGCATTCCGCAATGAGTACTGGAATGAGCATAGGGAAGGAATCTATGTCGATATTACGACTGGTGAACCGCTTTTCGTATCTACCGATAAGTTTGATTCCGGCTGTGGCTGGCCCAGTTTTTCCAA from Parabacteroides merdae ATCC 43184 includes the following:
- the msrB gene encoding peptide-methionine (R)-S-oxide reductase MsrB; the protein is MKQENMKMKDKAEIYLAGGCFWGTEHFLKQIRGVEQTEVGYANSQVPNPTYKEVCTGNTGAVETVKVVYDPRTVDLDLLLDLYFQTIDPTSVNRQGGDSGLQYRTGIYYIDKDDAPVIEAAIKDLAKDYAKPIAIEVMPLVNFYAAEEYHQDYLDKNVGGYCHINPKLFELARKANARPVYAKPDDVTLKNKLSDIQYAVTQKNATEPAFRNEYWNEHREGIYVDITTGEPLFVSTDKFDSGCGWPSFSKPIDKKLIVEKPDTSHGMTRTEVRSQTGNAHLGHVFPDGPADKGGLRYCINSASLRFIPKEKMKEEGYGDYLPLLKK